The Pseudomonadota bacterium nucleotide sequence TCGGGTGGCTGCGGAGCGGGGGACCCCCATTTGACGCCAGCAGCCGCGGAAAGTCATCCGCACAGGCTCCGTGACCGATCGCGGCGATGCCGCAAATGGGGGTGGTCCGCAGACAGGACCCGAAGCCACTCCGCCTCGCTCCTCAACGGACAACCTCGACGAGGCGGCTGACTGCTCGCCGGATCAAAAGCAAGCGATTTCAATAAGTTAGAAATAGCAAAATAGTGCGCAACTTATGCGACATTTTGTCGACAAATACCCAGGCAGTTGTGATAGGGGTTTTGCCGGCGAGAGGGCCTATGGGAAAAAATTATCCGACAGGATCAGTTTGCGGGTTCAAGGGTACGACATGCAGGCTCGCCGATTATCCGGAGTGCGACGAGCGGAATATGAAACGGCTTCGTCCCTTGCCCGAAAATCCGCCGACCGACAAGCGTGCGCTGGCGAAGTGGGCCGATGCGTGGGTCGGCAACCTCAAGGGCTCCGGCGGCATCTGCAGATATGCTTCAGGGAACTGGGGCATGTACTTCGGACAGAGTCCGCGGCCCGGATCGGGCACAGTTTCTTCCGCTGAGGCCTCGGTCCCGAAGGACACCGCAACGCCTGAGAAGGCCCCGGCTCCAGCTCCGACTCCGATACCTGCGCCCCCGGCGAAGGAGGGCGACGACGAAGGGGTTTTCAGCCCGGCCGATATCCTGCGGTCTGTGGAGTCTTTCATCGACGAAACCTTCACCCCGAAGTTCCGCGATAAATACGGAGTTGCGCTCCTGATCGGCGGCGGGGGACTGATCCTCCTTTCGGGCGGCCTGCTGGCCGCGAAGAGCCTCGTCATCAGGAGGCGCCGCGCCGCAGCGCCTGCCACTGCACCCGGCGAACATCCGCCCACGCTCGTCGATCCGAATGTGCCTAGAGCTGCGGAGCCGGCCGAGGGGGGTGTTCAGCCTGCAGCGGCGCCGGCAGCCCCCACGAAGGCGGAGCTGAAGGCGCGGAGAGAGGCCGAGGAGACGAAGAGGAAGCAGGAGGCGGAGGAAAGAAAGCGCGCCGAGGAGGCCGAGAAGCAGAGGAAAAAGAAGGAGGCGGAGGGAAGAAAGCGCGCCGAGGAGGCCGAGAAGCAGAGGAAAAAGCAGGAGGCGAGGGAGGCAAAGCGCGCCGAGGAAGAGGAGAGGGCGAGGCAGAAGGCCGCGAGGAAGGCTGGGAAGGCGGGCAAGGCGGCAGAGCCCGCTCGTGCACACGAGGCCAGCGGCTCCACGACACTCAATTCCGCAGAGTACCAGGCCGCGGTCCGCATGCAGAGGATGCTGGCCGTCCACGACGCCCTTCTCGAGATCGAAGAGTACAGGGCCTTTGAACCTGTGAGCAGGATACAGATCGCGAAGTTGATCGCGGAGGCCGACATATCCAGGCCTTTTGAAGCGGGCGGTATCAAGGCCGTGCCGATTACGTCGAGCGATAAAACCGTCTGGATGGTGGGCGCGGATGCAAATCCAAAGGTCGAGATCGACACCACCATGCTCTTCAAATCGGAATCCGCGTGGGAGATCGTGGATGAGATGGAGATGCTCATGAGGCAGGTGCGCAGGGTGAAGCGGGTGGACAGCTCCTCGGCCGATCTTCGGCCCGCGGACGACGCGGCGCTGGCCCGGGCCCTCTACATGGACATGAAGATGGCGCAGGCGGACGGCAGCTGGTCGAAGGTGCTCGAGAAATATCCGGAGAACAGGGGCGAGCTCAGGGGGCCCATGCCTCCGCAGTGGATAATAATCCGCTTCGCCGAGACCGGCTGGGGCGTGGAGGGGAAGGGCGACCCGCTTCTCGACCAGCGCATCAAGCTGCCGCCGAGATCGGCCGATCCTGCGCCGAAAAGGGGCGAGGTCGCCACCCAGGCCAACTCGGCGTTCATCGCCCAGCTCATATCCACCGAATGGTTCAGGGAGCTGGGCAACACCGACCGCGAGGTGGTGCTGGCGAGACAGCGCGACATCGATTCTGCCCTCCAGATCGCATACAGGGACGATGCCTTCAAGAGGATGTTCGTCGAAGGGAGGCGCATCTCTGAGGATGGGCTGAGGCAAGTGGTGTCGGAGGTCTTCGATGCCTTCATGGTCGACGTCAACGCCAGCGAGGGGCTCAGATCGCTGCGGATCACCAGGGAGAAGGATGCCCGAAGGCCGGAGTGGGCTGAGAAGTACAGGGAGCTGGTGCGGCCCGCCGGCGTGAAGTGATTGCAGGGCGGCGTTGCCGCCGCACTTCGGCTTTTTCTTGACATATCCCCCCAAAAGCGGGAAGTTCCGCGCGCTCGTTTGGCGAAACTAAATCCATTATCTTTCAACCGGTTGGACACACTGCCATGATCGAAATAAGGTTCCACGGCCGCGGAGGCCAAGGCGCAGTCACCTCAGCAGAACTCGTCGCCCTCGCGGCGATAGAGCAGGGACGCTTCGCACAGTCCATGCCATCCTTCGGCCCGGAGCGCCGCGGCGCCCCTGTGCAGGCATATCTGCGCGTGGCCGATGAGAAGATCCGCGTGCGCGCCGAGATCAATCACCCGAACATCGTGGTCGTGCTCGACGACAGCCTCATAGATATCCTGGACGTGACCCATGGGCTCAAGGACAAGGGGCTCGTGGTGCTCAATACCAGGCGCAGCGAGAAAGAGGTCCGCGAGGTCATGAAGTACAAGGGCAGCCTCGCGTGCATCGACGCGCTCACCATAGCGCTCGAGACGCTCAAGGTCCCGATCACCAACACCACGATGATAGGCGCGCTGCTCAAGGCCAGCGGTGTTATCCCGCTGGACGCCCTCGTCCCTCAGATAGAGCGCCGCTTCAACCCCAAGCTCGCGGAGCGCAACGTGGCCGCGCTCAAGCGCGCGTTCGAGGAGACAAAGGTGTCCGGTTGAACGATTTGAATCTGCAGCGGAGAGTGAGATGGCGGAGATAACGGTCAAGGACGTGAAGACAGGCTTCATAGTGGACACCCCGGGCGGCGCCAAGGCGTACCGCACCGGCGACTGGCGGAGCCAGCGCCCGGTCTACGACCAGGACCGGTGCGTGAAATGCGGGGTCTGCTATCTCTTCTGCCCCGACTCCGCCATTAAAATAAAGGAAGACGGCTACGTGGAGGTGGACGAGTTCTACTGCAAGGGCTGCGGGATCTGCGCGAAGGAGTGCTGGACCGGCGCCTTCGAGATGAAGCCGCTGGGCGAGGAGAAGAAATAACAGCTCAAAGGTGAAAGCTCAAAGGTGAAAGCCGAGGAACAGACATGGGCAAGAGAATAGGGATCGAGGTCTCGCTGGCGGTGTCGGAGGCGGTGAAGCTCTGCAACACCGACGTCGTCGCAGCATATCCCATCACGCCGCAGACCCACATAGTGGAGCATCTCTCCGAGATCATAGCCGACGGCGAGCTGGACGCGGAGTTCATATGCGTGGAGAGCGAGCACTCGGCCATGAGCGCGTGCCTCGGCTCCGCAGCCGCAGGCGCCCGCACCTTCACCGCGACAGCGGGGCAGGGGCTCGAGCTCATGCACGAGGCGGTCTATCTCGCCTCCTCCATGAGGCTCCCGATGGTCATGGCTGTTGCAAACCGCGCACTCTCCGCGCCGCTGTCGGTATGGGGCGACCACTCGGACGTCATGGCGGTGCGCGACACGGGCTGGATACAGGTCTTCTGCGAGGACGGCCAGGAGGCCTTCGACCACATAATCTGGGCATTCCGCGTCGCCGAGGACAACAGGGTGCTGTTCCCGGTCATGGTGCACCTCGACGGCTTCCACCTCACGCACGTGGTCGAGCCGATCTACATAGAGGACCGGGAGAAGGTGGACTCGTTCCTCCCGCCAAACCGGTTCCCTCTGCCGCTCGACCCCAAGAAGCCGGTCAGCATGGGGACCTTTGCGCCGCCTGTGATCTACACCGAGATAAAGAAGGCGCAGGAGGACGCGTTCCAGTCGATCATGCCCCATATCGTCGAATGCTGGGAGAAATTTGGAAAGCACTTCGGCCGCAGCTACAAGCCGGTCGAGACCTACAGGGCCGAGGACGCCGAGACCCTCATAATGACCATGGGAAGCTACGGCGAGACCGCGTCGGTCGCGATCGACACCCTGCGCGCGAAGGGGCTCAAGGTCGGCCAGGTGAAGCTCAGACTCTGGAGGCCGTTCCCGTTCAAGGAGCTGCGCGATGCGGTCAAGGGGGCGAAGAATCTGATCGTGCTCGACCGATGCATCTCCTCAGGCGGCCCGGGCGGACCGGTGGCCTCCGAGGTGCGCAGCGCGCTCTACGACGAGCCCGTGAGGCCCGTGGTCGTGGGCTACATATCCGGCCTCGGCGGCCGCGACATACTGCCGGAGCAGTTCGAGGCGATGATAGAGCGCGGGATCAAGGACGCGGCAAAGGGCCGGACCGAACGAATGGTGATACTCGGCGCCAGAGAGTAGAAGGGAAGGATCGAGATGAGGGACCTGTCCGTATTCGCATCCAGGCTCGTCACGAAGGACGAGAGCTTCACGCCGGGGCATCGCGCCTGCGTCGGCTGCGCCGAGGCGCTTGCCGTGAGGCAGGTGGCCAAGGCGGTCGGCCGCAACGCCATCATGGTCAACGCGACAGGCTGCATGGAGATCATCGCATCCTGCTATCCGGACACCAGCTGGGAGATCCCCTGGATCCACACCCTCTTCGAGAACACCGCCGCGGTCGCCTCCGGCGTGGAGTCGGCCCTCAAGGTGCAGAGGCGCAAGGGGCGCATCGATCCGGGCCGCCGCATCAAGGTCGTGGGGATGGGCGGGGACGGCGCGACCGCCGACATCGGCATACAGGCCCTCTCCGGGATGCTCGAGCGCGGCCACGACGTGCTCTACATCTGCTACGACAACGAGGCGTACATGAACACGGGGATACAGCGCTCCGGCGCCACGCCCTACGGCGCCTCGACGACCACCTCCCCCGCGGGCAAGAAGAGCATAGGCCAGCAGACGGAGAAGAAGAACATGCCGGAGATCGTCGCCGCCCATCGCATCCCGTACGTCGCGACCGCCTGCCCCAGCTTCCCGTTCGACCTGATGGACAAGGTGAAGAGGGCGGTGGCGGTCGAGGGGCCCGCGTACATCCACGTATTCTCCGTGTGCCCGACCGGCTGGCGCGCCGCCTCCGAGGACGCGGTCAGGTTCGGCAGGCTCGCGGTGCAGTCGGGGGTGTTCCCGCTCTACGAGGTGGTGGACGGCGAGTACAGGCTGTCCATGGATTTCGAGAAGCTTGTCCCCGTGAAGGACTACTTCAAGGGGCAGGGCCGCTTCCGCCACCTCACCGACCAGGACGTGGAGCACATCCAGCGGAGGGTGGAGAAGAACTGGAACGAGCTGAGGAAGAAATGCAATCTGTGAGCTGTGAGCAAACGGCTCGCCGCTCACGACTCACAACGTGGATAGAACTTTTTCAAGAGAGGGATCGAGATGGACCTCACAAAAGTGGACGCGATCTGCACGAAGCACCGCGGGCAGCCGGAGCAGCTGATCGGCATACTCCAGGACGTGCAGAAGGAGTACAACTACCTGCCCAGGGAGGCGCTGGAGCGCGTCTCGAAGGGCCTCGAGGTGCCGCTGTCGCGCATCTACGCGGTTGCCACGTTCTTCAAGGCGTTCTCGCTCCAGCCGCGCGGCAGAAACCACGTCTGCGTCTGCATGGGCACCGCCTGCCACGTCCGCGGCGCGCCCAACGTGCTCTCCGAGATGGAGCGCGACCTCGGCATCAAGGCGGGGGAGACCGACCGGGACCTCAATTTCACGCTCGAGACGGTAAACTGCGTGGGCGCCTGCGCGCTGGGGCCCGTCGCTGTGGTCAACGGCGAATATCACGGCAAGCTCACGACGCAGAAGGTCGGCGAGCTGGTGAAGAAGATGAAGGGGTGAGTCGTGGCTAAGCTTATTCCGGACGTCAAGGCGCTCGAGGCCCTGAGGAAAAAATCCCTCGACGAGCGAAAGGGCTACAAACAGGTCATCGCGGTGTGCGGCGGCACCGGCTGCCACGCCTACGGCTGCATGAAGGTCATCGAGGCGTTCCGCGCCGAGCTCGCTAAGCAGGGGCTCGCGAAGGACGTGAGGCTGCGGACCACCGGCTGCCACGGCTTCTGCGAGATGGGGTCGCTGTGCATCATCCACCCGTCCGACATCTTCTACGTCAAGATCACGCCCGAGGACGTGGCCGAGGTAGTCTCCGAGACGGTGAAGGCCGGCAAGGTGATCGACAGGCTCTGCTACACCGACCCCGCTTCCAAGAAGAAGGTGGTCAAGGCCGCCGAGGTCCCTTTCTACAAGAACCAGCACAGGCTGCTCTTCGCGCAGAACGGCATGGTCGATCCAAAGGACCTGGACGACTACCTCGCCATCGGCGGGTTCTCCGGCGCTGCCGCGGCGCTCTGCGATCTCAAGCCGCGGGACATCATCGACAAGATCAAGGCCTCGGGCCTCAGGGGCCGGGGCGGCGGGGGATTCCCCACGGGCAGGAAGTGGGAGATCTGCGCTTCGCACGAGAGCGACGTCCGCTACATCGTCTGCAACGCGGACGAGGGCGACCCGGGCGCGTACATGGACCGCTCGATCCTCGAGGGCAACCCCTTCGCCGTGATCGAGGGCATGATCGTCGGCGCGAAGGCGATAGGCGCCGCGCACGGCTATGTGTACGTGAGGAACGAATATCCGCTCGCGGTGGAGAACCTCGGCGCTGCAATAGTGAAGGCGCGCGAGGCGGGGCTCCTGGGCGAGGACATCCTAAAGACCGGCTTCTCCTTCGACATCACCATCAACCGCGGCGGCGGCGCATTCGTCTGCGGCGAGGAGACCGGCCTCATAAGCTCGGTCATGGGGCTCACCGGCGAGCCGAACCCCAAGCCTCCCTATCCGGCGCAGCGCGGCCTCTGGGGCAAGCCCACGGTGATCAACAACGTGGAGACCTGGGCCAACGTCCCCATGATCCTCTCCAAGGGCGAGAAGTGGTTCGCCGGGATGGGGACCGCGAACAGCAAGGGGACCAAGGTCTTCTCGCTGGTCGGCAAGATCAACAACACGGGGCTGGTCGAGGTGCCCATGGGCATCACGCTCCGCAAGATCGTCTACGACATCGGCGGCGGGATCCCCGGCGGCCGCAAGTTCAAGGCGGTGCAGACAGGCGGCCCCTCGGGCGGGTGCCTGCCCGAGTCAATGCTCGACTCGCCGGTCGATTTCGACGAGCTCACGAAGATGGGATCGATGATGGGCTCCGGCGGAATGATCGTCATGGACGACCGGACCTGCATGGTCGACGTGGCGCACTATTTCATGAAGTTCTTGAGCGAGGAGAGCTGCGGAAAGTGCGTGCCCTGCCGCGAGGGGGTGCCGCGCATGAAAGCGATCCTCGAGGACATCACCAACGGCAAGGGCAGCGACGAGGCGATCGCCCTCCTCCAGGAGCTGGGCGAGACGGTGCGCGACGCCTCTCTCTGCGCGCTCGGCGGCACCTCCCCCAACCCGGTGCTCTCCACCCTCAAGTACTTCCGCGACGAGTACGAGGCGCACATACGGGACAAGCGCTGCCCGGCGGGGGTCTGCAAGGCGCTGATCAACTATTCCGTAATAGAGGACAGGTGCACGGGCTGCGGGGCCTGCGCAAGGGTCTGCCCCACGCAGGCCGCGGTCGCGACCGGAAGGCCCGCGACGGTCAAGGGAAAGAAACACGACAAGCTCAAGGCGCACGAGATCGTGCAGGAGAAGTGCATAAAGTGCGGGGCCTGCATAGAGGCCTGCAAGTTCGACGCGATCAAGGTCGAATAGGAGCCCAGCGATGCCGGACGTGACGATAAAGGTGGACGGGAGAGAGATAACCGCGAAGACCGAGGAGACGCTCCTGCCGGCGCTCCTCGCTGCCGGATTCGACATCCCGCACATGTGCTACAACGAGGAGATCAAGCCCTACGGCGCCTGCAGGCTCTGCATCGTGGAGGTCGAGGCGGGAGGGCGCCGCAGCGTGGTATCGTCCTGCTCGTATCCCGTGAGCGATGGGATGGTGGTCTACACCGACACCGAGAGGATCAAGAAGCACCGCAGGATGATCGTGGAGCTCCTGCTCGCGCGCTGCCCCGATGTCAAGGAGGTGCGCGATCTGGCGCGCGACGTAGGTCTGGAACACGAGCCTCGCTTCGCGAAGAGGGACAAGGGCTGCATACTCTGCGGGCTGTGCACGAGGGCGTGCGAGCAGGTGGTCGGCGTCTCCGCAATATCGTTCGTGGGGCGCGGCCCCGACAAGGAGGTCGGCACCCCGTTTCTGGACAGGAGCGACGTCTGCATCGGCTGCGGGTCGTGCTACTACGTGTGCCCCGTGAACTACGTGGAGATGGAGGACGAGGAGGACGTGCGCCGCTTCCCGCAGTGGAAGGTCGAGTTC carries:
- a CDS encoding 4Fe-4S binding protein translates to MAEITVKDVKTGFIVDTPGGAKAYRTGDWRSQRPVYDQDRCVKCGVCYLFCPDSAIKIKEDGYVEVDEFYCKGCGICAKECWTGAFEMKPLGEEKK
- a CDS encoding 4Fe-4S binding protein — translated: MAKLIPDVKALEALRKKSLDERKGYKQVIAVCGGTGCHAYGCMKVIEAFRAELAKQGLAKDVRLRTTGCHGFCEMGSLCIIHPSDIFYVKITPEDVAEVVSETVKAGKVIDRLCYTDPASKKKVVKAAEVPFYKNQHRLLFAQNGMVDPKDLDDYLAIGGFSGAAAALCDLKPRDIIDKIKASGLRGRGGGGFPTGRKWEICASHESDVRYIVCNADEGDPGAYMDRSILEGNPFAVIEGMIVGAKAIGAAHGYVYVRNEYPLAVENLGAAIVKAREAGLLGEDILKTGFSFDITINRGGGAFVCGEETGLISSVMGLTGEPNPKPPYPAQRGLWGKPTVINNVETWANVPMILSKGEKWFAGMGTANSKGTKVFSLVGKINNTGLVEVPMGITLRKIVYDIGGGIPGGRKFKAVQTGGPSGGCLPESMLDSPVDFDELTKMGSMMGSGGMIVMDDRTCMVDVAHYFMKFLSEESCGKCVPCREGVPRMKAILEDITNGKGSDEAIALLQELGETVRDASLCALGGTSPNPVLSTLKYFRDEYEAHIRDKRCPAGVCKALINYSVIEDRCTGCGACARVCPTQAAVATGRPATVKGKKHDKLKAHEIVQEKCIKCGACIEACKFDAIKVE
- the porA gene encoding pyruvate ferredoxin oxidoreductase, which produces MGKRIGIEVSLAVSEAVKLCNTDVVAAYPITPQTHIVEHLSEIIADGELDAEFICVESEHSAMSACLGSAAAGARTFTATAGQGLELMHEAVYLASSMRLPMVMAVANRALSAPLSVWGDHSDVMAVRDTGWIQVFCEDGQEAFDHIIWAFRVAEDNRVLFPVMVHLDGFHLTHVVEPIYIEDREKVDSFLPPNRFPLPLDPKKPVSMGTFAPPVIYTEIKKAQEDAFQSIMPHIVECWEKFGKHFGRSYKPVETYRAEDAETLIMTMGSYGETASVAIDTLRAKGLKVGQVKLRLWRPFPFKELRDAVKGAKNLIVLDRCISSGGPGGPVASEVRSALYDEPVRPVVVGYISGLGGRDILPEQFEAMIERGIKDAAKGRTERMVILGARE
- a CDS encoding (2Fe-2S)-binding protein, translated to MPDVTIKVDGREITAKTEETLLPALLAAGFDIPHMCYNEEIKPYGACRLCIVEVEAGGRRSVVSSCSYPVSDGMVVYTDTERIKKHRRMIVELLLARCPDVKEVRDLARDVGLEHEPRFAKRDKGCILCGLCTRACEQVVGVSAISFVGRGPDKEVGTPFLDRSDVCIGCGSCYYVCPVNYVEMEDEEDVRRFPQWKVEFEKVWCERLGRKVPKKMLEHFSKIAKIPEGWFEGSPAGKK
- a CDS encoding NAD(P)H-dependent oxidoreductase subunit E, whose amino-acid sequence is MDLTKVDAICTKHRGQPEQLIGILQDVQKEYNYLPREALERVSKGLEVPLSRIYAVATFFKAFSLQPRGRNHVCVCMGTACHVRGAPNVLSEMERDLGIKAGETDRDLNFTLETVNCVGACALGPVAVVNGEYHGKLTTQKVGELVKKMKG
- a CDS encoding 2-oxoacid:acceptor oxidoreductase family protein, with the protein product MIEIRFHGRGGQGAVTSAELVALAAIEQGRFAQSMPSFGPERRGAPVQAYLRVADEKIRVRAEINHPNIVVVLDDSLIDILDVTHGLKDKGLVVLNTRRSEKEVREVMKYKGSLACIDALTIALETLKVPITNTTMIGALLKASGVIPLDALVPQIERRFNPKLAERNVAALKRAFEETKVSG
- a CDS encoding pyruvate synthase subunit beta; protein product: MRDLSVFASRLVTKDESFTPGHRACVGCAEALAVRQVAKAVGRNAIMVNATGCMEIIASCYPDTSWEIPWIHTLFENTAAVASGVESALKVQRRKGRIDPGRRIKVVGMGGDGATADIGIQALSGMLERGHDVLYICYDNEAYMNTGIQRSGATPYGASTTTSPAGKKSIGQQTEKKNMPEIVAAHRIPYVATACPSFPFDLMDKVKRAVAVEGPAYIHVFSVCPTGWRAASEDAVRFGRLAVQSGVFPLYEVVDGEYRLSMDFEKLVPVKDYFKGQGRFRHLTDQDVEHIQRRVEKNWNELRKKCNL